In Scleropages formosus chromosome 20, fSclFor1.1, whole genome shotgun sequence, a single window of DNA contains:
- the mettl9 gene encoding protein-L-histidine N-pros-methyltransferase, which translates to MRTLVFAAWLACYLSALLMLRRMWTGRYLRSPLARALFAHMEREDGALEYGGEWYRCCPDMLGEAVRPLFIQNHLDSDTRAFLRRSEEKSGWLFTQLYHSFFSTIFSPVVSRTSINGFLGRGSMFVFSSNQFRGLLGISPDWRGGKLLDLGAGDGRVTEVMGAHFREVYVTEVSIPMQWQLQRKNYMVLDIDGWQGMGFQYDLISCLNLLDRCDQPLVLLRDIRRSLVPGSGRLILAVVLPFQPYVEVGGKWERPKEYLKMSGKTWEEQVTQLSDEVFKEAGFVVEAVTRLPYLCEGDLYKDFYVLDDAVFVLKPIG; encoded by the exons TCGTGTTCGCGGCGTGGCTCGCGTGCTACCTGTCCGCCCTGCTGATGCTCCGGAGAATGTGGACGGGAAGGTACTTGCGCAGCCCGCTAGCGCGCGCTCTCTTCGCGCACATGGAGAGGGAGGACGGAGCGCTGGAGTATGGCGGGGAG TGGTACCGCTGCTGTCCTGACATGCTGGGGGAGGCTGTGCGGCCCCTGTTTATCCAGAACCACCTGGACTCCGACACTCGGGCCTTCCTGAGGCGCAGCGAGGAGAAGTCCGGCTGGCTGTTCACGCAGCTTTACCATTCCTTCTTCTCCACCATCTTTAGCCCAGTTGTCTCCCGCACATCCATCAATGG GTTCTTGGGCAGGGGCTCCATGTTTGTGTTCTCCAGCAATCAGTTTCGCGGTCTCCTCGGGATCAGCCCGGACTGGCGGGGCGGCAAGCTGTTGGACCTGGGAGCTGGAGATGGCAGAGTCACGGAAGTGATGGGTGCGCATTTCCGGGAGGTCTATGTCACTGAGGTCTCCATTCCAATGCAGTGGCAGCTTCAGAGGAAGAACTACAT GGTACTGGATATTGACGGGTGGCAGGGGATGGGCTTCCAGTATGACTTGATCAGCTGTTTGAATCTGCTGGACCGCTGCGATCAGCCTCTTGTCCTGCTCAGGGATATCAGGCGCTCCTTGGTGCCTGGGTCAGGCAGGCTCATCCTGGCCGTCGTCCTGCCCTTTCAGCCCTATGTGGAAGTCG GTGGGAAATGGGAGCGGCCAAAAGAATACTTGAAAATGAGTGGAAAGACATGGGAGGAGCAGGTGACACAGCTGTCCGATGAGGTGTTCAAGGAGGCAGGGTTTGTGGTGGAGGCGGTGACGCGGCTGCCGTACCTTTGCGAAGGAGACTTGTACAAAGATTTCTATGTTCTGGATGatgctgtgtttgtgctgaagccGATAGGATGA
- the otoa gene encoding otoancorin isoform X7, translating into MAERLLVLLVLLLPSLGPALDRQGTFPQPELPQLVKKALDEFLAGKYLHALVDAFLFASTQQPWNPMDGLMYLLQKNASFSIDRITGILSDYQNSLMEDPQLLVSELSSLDIVQFTTVLRLLFGGRKEQIMMLEVNFSALRMSLEHSPGGNRSLFAVAREKCLSMLKEGHCVDLMGLLLSLSSGEFVQEDFIADIPTDLSDNTFRNLTAVFKDLYDMFSVTAQKAIYKWIITGLQKTSKSSRSLASWMTAENLWFLGRYMVHLTVQTVQRISLSEMRIFIHYDNATKQLDCVYDIRPGVGRAFLHRVNASGFDMANVSIAYRLGLLVCFYDNVHLLDSSDARILLHQLIKCNQLRGSLIEVQKLKSQLLAIVIRNQTLNELLGSVSDAVVGLTTSQLESLSASAVRSSMAVLQQVSGWTRSQTMILVHKYLGANKVLTSRNISELGSLISGVDAKLFYTVSTGELAQAMEGTLLQHATHLNPTQQHALLSQILRAAEVEVVLKKIPGMLFDQVPLSALLHLPGLEMDVIEDKQLTSSQAFFLYDFLSRTTPAADLIRTGQLLKGITCDRIRRMDDDSLVDNFPIFEKNFSLLSPFQLNCLAWRYLEVLEMINLPIPPILLPALPTEFVKNMSATTCKGFLVALGRMDLHLLTLYTEKREAIIRKVLQCLSNGIRDEYDVDALGKLLCHLPPTALRDQLTLAALPAALRQLQACVHLTADQRAQVRRKLVQLHGPVREWSAELIQDLGSLVTLLSREEVLVLANKYPEEVFPLATKDGPTPIPEDFLLAIFEVVRGTLDKDLPSLSSEADCFLVESPSADDIRKLSEANVYWFAKELQCISTDTFSETVELLGSVKGFNLTQLKALKSRGEQVWGPLSTWKSYHVVSLGSIALALTEKDIKELDLSSIDTMTALSQQTRWTLQQMSSLLYHFLESSNLTLGELQASDLAGLGVLLCGAQPSHVHLISPEAYGTTAAQIGTLPCPLPVLQQLKGTAEKVFGKVGTWNSFVLQELA; encoded by the exons ATGGCAGAGAGATTGCTGGTTTTGCTGGTGCTGCTTCTGCCCAGTCTCGGGCCGGCCTTGGATCGGCAAGGAACATTTCCGCAACCTG AATTGCCTCAGTTAGTGAAAAAAGCTCTG GATGAATTCTTGGCCGGCAAATACCTTCATG CTCTTGTTGATGCCTTCCTGTTTGCAAG CACCCAGCAGCCCTGGAACCCCATGGATGGCCTGATGTACCTACTGCAGAAGAACGCCTCCTTCAGCATAGACAGGATCACA GGCATACTAAGCGATTATCAGAACTCCCTGATGGAAGATCCCCAACTTCTTGTCTCAGAGTTGAGTTCCCTCGACATTGTGCAGTTCACCACCGTGCTGCGCTTGCTCTTCGGCGGCAGGAAGGAGCAG ATAATGATGTTAGAGGTGAACTTTAGCGCACTGAGGATGTCCCTGGAGCACAGTCCCGGAGGCAATCGTTCCCTCTTTGCAGTGGCCAGGGAGAAGTGTTTGTCCATGCTCAAAGAGGGACACTGCGTAGACTTGATGGGCCTCTTGCTCAGCCTATCCAGTGGGGAATTTGTTCAAGAAGATTTCATCGCTGACATTCCCACAGACCTGTCTGACAACACCTTCAGAAACCT GACTGCTGTGTTTAAAGACCTTTATGACATGTTCTCAGTGACTGCGCAAAAAGCCATATACAAGTGGATCATAACAGGGCTTCAGAAGACATCCAAATCCAGTC GTAGCCTTGCTTCCTGGATGACAGCAGAAAATCTATGGTTTCTGGGCAGGTACATGGTTCACCTGACTGTGCAGACCGTTCAAAGGATCAGCCTCAGTGAG ATGCGGATTTTCATTCACTATGACAACGCCACCAAGCAGCTGGACTGTGTGTATGATATCAGACCAGGCGTCGGCAGGGCTTTCCTCCACAGAGTTAACGCCTCTGGATTTGACATGGCCAACGTGTCCATTGCCTACAG GCTGGGACTGCTGGTATGCTTCTATGACAATGTTCATTTGCTGGATTCCAGTGATGCCCGCATCTTGTTACACCAGCTAATTAAATGCAACCAATTGCGGGGGAGCCTCATAGAGGTCCAGAAG CTAAAGTCACAGCTGCTGGCCATCGTGATCCGGAATCAGACCCTGAATGAATTGCTGGGCTCTGTATCTGATGCCGTGGTAGGCCTCACCACAAGCCAGCTGGAATCACTTTCAGCTTCAGCAGTGCGGAGCTCCATGGCTGTCTTGCAGCAGGTGTCTGGCTGGACACGGAGCCAGACTATGATCCTCGTGCACAAGTACCTGGGTGCCAACAAG GTTTTGACCTCCAGGAATATCAGTGAACTTGGGTCTCTTATTTCTGGCGTGGATGCAAAGCTCTTCTATACTGTCAGCACTGGAGAACTAGCACAAGCAATGGAGGGTACACTTCTTCAGCATGCTACACATCTCAACCCCACGCAACAACATGCTCTTCTCAGTCAG ATTCTGAGAGCGGCAGAAGTAGAGGTGGTGCTGAAGAAGATTCCAGGGATGCTCTTTGACCAAGTTCCTCTCTCCGCCTTGCTTCACCTACCTGGTCTGGAGATGGATGTCATAGAAGATAAGCAGCTCACAAGCAGTCAG GCTTTCTTCCTGTATGACTTTCTCTCAAGGACAACTCCAGCTGCTGACTTGATAAG AACCGGGCAACTTTTGAAAGGCATCACCTGCGACAGGATTCGAAGGATGGATGATGATTCTCTTGTTGATAATTTCCCCATCTTTGAAAAGAACTTCAGTCTCCTTTCTCCTTTCCAG CTGAACTGCCTGGCCTGGAGATATTTGGAAGTGTTGGAGATGATCAACTTACCGATCCCACCAATTCTGCTGCCAGCGCTTCC GACAGAGTTTGTGAAAAATATGTCAGCAACCACCTGTAAGGGGTTCTTGGTGGCTCTGGGTCGCATGGACCTCCACTTGCTGACGCTATATACTGAAAAAAGAGAAGCAATTATTAGAAAGGTGTTGCAGTGTCTG AGCAATGGGATTCGTGATGAGTACGACGTAGACGCCCTTGGTAAGTTGCTGTGCCACTTGCCTCCTACTGCTCTGCGTGATCAGCTCACCCTGGCTGCTCTACCCGCTGCTCTGCGGCAGCTTCAAGCATGTGTCCACCTCACTGCTGACCAGAGggctcaagtcagaagaaaacTGGTACAGCTACATGG ACCAGTTAGGGAGTGGAGTGCCGAACTGATCCAGGACTTGGGCTCACTTGTCACGCTGTTGTCAAGAGAGGAAGTCCTTGTCTTGGCCAACAAG TACCCAGAGGAGGTTTTTCCTTTGGCTACGAAGGATGGGCCAACCCCTATACCAGAAGATTTCCTACTTGCCATTTTTGAAGTTGTGCGTGGTACCCTGGATAAAGATTTGCCCAGTCTTTCCTCTGAGGCTG ACTGTTTCTTGGTTGAATCCCCCTCTGCTGATGACATCCGGAAGCTGTCTGAAGCCAATGTCTACTGGTTTGCCAAAGAGCTGCAGTGCATTAGCACTGATACCTTCTCTGAAACTGTGGAACTGCTGGGCTCAGTGAAGGGTTTCAACCTAACCCAACTCAAGGCCCTTAAATCTCGTGGGGAACAG GTATGGGGTCCTTTGTCTACATGGAAGAGCTATCATGTGGTTTCCCTGGGTTCCATTGCTCTGGCTTTAACTGAGAAGGACATTAAAGAGCTGGACCTCAGCTCCATTGACACTATGACTGCGCTCAGTCAACAGACCAGATGGACACTCCAACAG ATGAGCAGTCTGCTGTATCACTTCTTGGAGTCTTCCAATCTTACTTTGGGCGAGTTGCAGGCATCAGACTTAGCAGGGCTGGGTGTCCTTTTGTGTGGAGCACAGCCCAGCCACGTACACCTAATCAGCCCTGAGGCTTATGG AACAACGGCTGCACAGATTGGCACTCTTCCCTGTCCCCTTCCAGTCCTACAGCAGCTGAAAGGCACAGCTGAAAAGGTGTTTGGTAAAGTGGGGACCTGGAACAGCTTTGTGCTTCAGGAG